A window of the Megalopta genalis isolate 19385.01 chromosome 2, iyMegGena1_principal, whole genome shotgun sequence genome harbors these coding sequences:
- the Sym gene encoding symplekin scaffold protein isoform X4, which yields MDPRIHRRSESEKGPGDLIVEWLNEASLSPAEDVKVSNICKVQEILVNKEPQLLPLYLDEALQFSLDRHTEVRKTVTGFIEEAGVKQPEIIPRVVQILLRLVADDSSAVAKRALRASGRILRSALKWISVATTVTPEMEVAWGQLSALKIQIINMIDSDNDGIRTQAVKFLEGVVLIQTYPDPDSAKKPDDFSLEDIPLTLKIARRRKLEEEANDVMDLLIKFHGSPHVSSVNLMTCMGSLAFIAKTRPQFMPGVIQALQRLQNDLPPTLSDSQVTSVQKQLKLTLLGLMKHPASIEFASTIAKQLTQLGAKEQEIIKSYPKPEDIRRMKKRHQEAAAASAAKRLKVEAPLIPDEPEVVPTPVPPPKLPELLELSENFISERLSVEIATDLVMDSMAWVPDSMTTIFQREYQPTSTTDINVQRQTIAKLLAVQIKQAKAKRKKEAKDEDAVMEDLIKNPTISVAEAKRERKREKDREKEKEAKASLEAHEKSLAKARNRLKALKLSEITKPLSKEVKEKMLLMAVNRILSSEKTAVFGGVAAIRSKILTTLAATFNPYIKEAVLRYITDDMRNRLDLALGWLYEEYALLQGFQRRTTLCTKPQEAPHQAYNFLLCTLVSAIDLVQGKDRDTLLNRLYLEAPLITEDAVEALKMVSSEETRGLAPLQLLKEMVIRRPTKQLVFLNVLLCHTGHENNTIREAAIQLVCELYSRSELSKLIEEYAVLYLGFLRLHAPPEIVFGQDRGRPQIETQWTESTTRACLGLYLALLSEHQDLIHELARVYTSMSADVKRMVLRLVEGPVRSLGMGSPQLLALVENCPKGAETLVTRIIHILTEKSAPSAELVARVRELYQTRVSDVRFLIPVLNGLTKKEVIAALPKLIKLNPIVVKEVFNRLLGTHNNDSGVPHTSPITPAELLIALHNIDPSKAELKTIIKATSLCFAEKQVYTQETVAVVMQHLMEMTPLPTLLMRTVIQSLALYPRLSGFVMNILQRLILKQVWKQPKVWEGFVKCCERTQPQSFAVILQLPPTQLAEALKMSSNLRAPLLAHVEAFAENQKAHIPQSIMDVIQGKSPCDMHDEFDIAPPGDYPIEQKPETMETDVSEPAPPGLD from the exons ATGGATCCTCGAATACATAGACGATCAGAGTCTGAAAAAGGACCCGGTGATTTG ATAGTTGAATGGCTAAACGAGGCTTCTTTGAGTCCAGCAGAGGACGTCAAAGTCTCAAATATATGTAAAGTCCAAGAAATCTTAGTAAACAAGGAACCGCAGTTACTTCCATTATACTTGGACGAAGCCCTGCAATTTTCCTTAGATAGACATACTGAAGTTAGGAAAACAGTCACAGGTTTTATAGAAGAAGCAGG AGTAAAACAACCAGAAATAATTCCACGTgtagttcaaatacttttaagaCTAGTTGCTGATGATTCATCAGCTGTAGCTAAAAGAGCTTTAAGAGCCAGTGGCAGGATACTAAGATCTGCATTGAAATGGATATCCGTTGCCACTACAGTTACTCCAGAAATGGAAGTAGCTTGGGGTCAACTCAGTGCTCTTAaaatacaaattataaatatgatAGATAGTGACAATGATgg TATTAGGACGCAAGCTGTGAAGTTTCTCGAAGGTGTTGTTTTAATACAAACATACCCAGATCCAGACTCAGCTAAGAAGCCAGATGACTTTTCCTTAGAAGATATTCCATTAACTTTAAAAATAGCCCGTAGACGAAAGCTAGAAGAAGAGGCTAATGACGTAAtggatttattaattaaatttcatGGATCACCTCATGTTAGCAGCGTTAATTTAATGACATGCATGGGCTCCCTAGCATTTATTGCTAAAACAAGGCCCCAATTTATGCCAGGAGTAATACAAG CTCTGCAAAGGCTGCAAAACGATTTACCTCCAACATTGTCTGACTCTCAAGTAACTAGTGTACAGAAGCAACTAAAATTAACTTTATTAGGTCTAATGAAACACCCCGCTAGTATAGAATTCGCGTCTACTATAGCTAAACAATTGACACAACTGGGAGCGAAAGAACAAGAAATAATCAAGTCTTATCCAAAACCGGAGGATATCCGACGCATGAAAAAGCGACATCAA GAAGCGGCTGCTGCTTCTGCTGCGAAACGCCTTAAAGTTGAAGCTCCCTTAATACCGGATGAACCAGAAGTTGTACCCACCCCAGTACCTCCTCCGAAATTACCAGAATTATTGGAACTTTCGGAGAATTTCATTTCTGAAAGATTAAGTGTGGAGATTGCTACAGATTTAGTAATGGATAGCATG GCCTGGGTACCAGATTCAATGACAACGATCTTTCAAAGAGAATATCAGCCTACATCAACGACCGACATCAACGTTCAGCGGCAAACGATTGCTAAATTGTTGGCCGTGCAAATTAAGCAAGCTAAagcaaagagaaagaaagaagctAAGGACGAAGATGCTGTCATGGAGGATCTGATAAAGAATCCCACAATTAGCGTGGCAGAGGCGAAACGTGAAAGAAAGCGTGAAAAGGACAGGGAGAAAGAAAAGGAGGCGAAAGCTTCTTTAGAAGCTCATGAAAAGTCGTTAGCAAAAGCGAGAAATCGTCTAAAAGCTTTGAAGTTATCCGAAATTACGAAGCCATTGTCAAAAGAAGTGAAAGAGAAAATGTTATTAATGGCGGTTAATAGAATCCTCTCGTCCGAGAAGACAGCCGTATTTGGCGGCGTTGCAGCCATACG GTCCAAGATATTAACGACTTTAGCCGCAACATTTAATCCCTATATTAAGGAGGCTGTATTACGATACATCACCGACGACATGAGAAATCGTTTGGATTTAGCTTTAGGTTGGTTGTACGAAGAATATGCGTTACTTCAAGGTTTCCAAAGAAGAACCACGCTATGCACGAAGCCTCAAGAAGCGCCGCATCAGGCGTACAATTTTCTGTTATGCACTTTAGTGTCGGCGATCGATCTAGTTCAAGGGAAAGATCGGGATACATTATTGAATAg GTTATATCTGGAAGCTCCCCTAATTACGGAAGACGCCGTGGAGGCTTTAAAAATGGTGTCTTCCGAGGAGACCAGAGGGCTGGCACCATTGCAGTTATTGAAGGAAATGGTTATTCGGAGACCTACGAAGCAATTAGTTTTCTTAAACGTCTTATTGTGTCATACTGGACACGAGAACAACACG ATAAGGGAAGCAGCAATACAATTAGTTTGCGAGCTATATAGTCGTTCTGAGTTAAGTAAACTTATAGAAGAGTATGCAGTCCTTTATTTAGGCTTTTTGCGACTTCATGCACCACCAGAAATAGTGTTTGGACAAGACCGAGGTAGACCACAAATAGAAACACAGTGGACAGAATCGACAACAAGAGCATGTCTTGGATTGTATCTTGCGTTGCTAAGCGAACATCAAGATTTGATCCATGA ATTGGCAAGAGTTTATACATCGATGAGCGCAGATGTAAAGCGCATGGTTCTGCGATTAGTGGAAGGACCAGTGAGATCTCTAGGAATGGGCAGTCCACAATTACTGGCTTTAGTTGAGAATTGTCCGAAAGGAGCCGAGACACTGGTTACGAGAATTATCCATATTCTTACAGAGAAGT ctGCACCGAGCGCAGAGTTGGTTGCAAGAGTGCGAGAACTTTATCAGACTAGGGTCTCGGATGTTCGGTTCTTGATACCGGTATTAAACGGTTTAACAAAGAAAGAAGTTATAGCTGCCCTCCCAAAACTCATAAAATTAAATCCCATTGTTGTCAAAGAG GTGTTTAACAGATTACTGGGAACACATAATAATGACAGCGGTGTACCTCATACGTCTCCTATTACACCCGCTGAATTGTTAATAGCCCTACATAATATAGATCCAAGTAAAGCAGAATTAAAAACCATTATAAAAG CTACTTCGCTTTGCTTCGCAGAGAAGCAAGTGTATACGCAAGAAACAGTGGCCGTTGTCATGCAACATTTGATGGAGATGACACCACTGCCTACGTTGCTAATGCGCACGGTGATACAAAGTTTAGCACTGTATCCAAGGTTAAGTGGGTTCGTTATGAACATACTTCAACGATTAATTCTTAAACAAGTTTGGAAGCAGCCAAAGGTTTGGGAAGGTTTTGTCAAGTGCTGTGAGCGAACACAACCACAAAGTTTCGCTGTCATTTTACAGCTTCCTCCAACACAGTTGGCAGAAGCGTTGAAAATGTCGAGTAATTTGCGCGCACCGTTATTAGCACACGTTGAAGCTTTCGCCGAGAATCAG AAAGCGCACATTCCACAATCGATAATGGACGTTATTCAGGGTAAATCACCTTGCGACATGCATGATGAATTTGATATT GCTCCACCCGGTGATTATCCGATCGAACAAAAACCAGAAACAATGGAAACTGATGTTTCAGAACCAGCACCACCTGGTTTAGATTAG